Proteins from a genomic interval of Paenibacillus sp. RC334:
- a CDS encoding DUF3892 domain-containing protein has protein sequence MANVEREQITAVRKNGDGDLTSFQTSTGRVLDYSQALNEIEAGSIAGVNVFKAKDGSNRIRGDADGDPTNNLDQLPLF, from the coding sequence ATGGCTAATGTAGAACGGGAACAAATTACGGCAGTACGTAAAAACGGTGATGGTGATCTGACGTCATTTCAGACATCTACCGGACGGGTTTTGGATTACAGTCAGGCTCTAAATGAAATTGAAGCAGGCTCGATTGCCGGGGTCAATGTTTTCAAAGCCAAGGACGGAAGCAACCGGATTCGCGGAGATGCTGATGGAGATCCTACGAATAATTTGGATCAGTTGCCGTTGTTCTGA
- the gndA gene encoding NADP-dependent phosphogluconate dehydrogenase, with the protein MAKQQIGVIGLAVMGKNLALNIESRGFTVSVFNRSPEKTHDLIKEAEGKKLTGTFSIEEFVNSLESPRKILIMVQAGKATDATIEQLVPHLDKGDIIIDGGNAYFPDTQRRSKELEEKGFRFIGTGVSGGEEGALNGPAIMPGGQESAYKLVEPILTAISAKVEGDPCCTYIGPDGAGHYVKMVHNGIEYGDMQLIGEAYHLLKSVLNVNAEELHEIFTEWNKGELDSYLIEITADIFSQYDSETGKPMVDVILDAAGQKGTGKWTSQSALDLGVPLSMITESVFSRFLSAMKDERIAASKVLSGPNAESFSGDKKEFIESVRKALFASKIVSYAQGFAQMRAASDEYDWDLKYGKIAMIFRGGCIIRSQFLQNIKDAYDRDPALKNLLLDSYFKNVVETYQNAWRQVISVAVSQGIPVPGFSSALAYYDSYRTERLPANLLQAQRDYFGAHTFKRVDKEGVFHHQWF; encoded by the coding sequence ATGGCAAAACAGCAGATTGGTGTGATCGGCCTGGCGGTAATGGGTAAGAATTTGGCCCTTAATATTGAGAGCAGAGGCTTCACCGTCTCGGTATTTAACCGCTCTCCCGAAAAAACGCACGATCTTATCAAAGAAGCAGAAGGTAAGAAATTGACGGGTACTTTCTCCATTGAAGAATTTGTGAACTCACTGGAATCGCCCCGTAAAATCCTGATCATGGTTCAAGCTGGTAAAGCAACGGATGCCACGATTGAGCAGCTTGTGCCTCATCTGGACAAGGGCGACATTATTATAGACGGCGGCAATGCCTACTTCCCTGATACACAGCGCCGCAGTAAGGAGCTGGAGGAAAAAGGATTTCGCTTTATTGGTACAGGCGTATCCGGTGGCGAAGAAGGTGCCTTGAACGGTCCTGCAATTATGCCAGGTGGACAAGAAAGTGCCTACAAGCTGGTAGAGCCGATTCTGACAGCAATCTCTGCAAAAGTAGAAGGCGACCCTTGTTGTACATATATCGGTCCCGACGGTGCTGGTCACTATGTAAAAATGGTGCATAACGGTATCGAGTACGGCGACATGCAATTGATTGGTGAGGCTTATCACCTGTTGAAATCGGTCCTGAATGTGAATGCGGAAGAGCTTCATGAAATCTTCACAGAATGGAATAAAGGCGAGCTGGACAGCTACCTGATCGAAATCACGGCTGACATCTTCTCCCAATATGATTCCGAAACAGGCAAACCAATGGTAGACGTTATTCTGGATGCAGCAGGTCAAAAAGGTACTGGTAAATGGACAAGCCAAAGCGCGCTGGATCTGGGCGTGCCACTGTCTATGATCACCGAATCCGTATTTTCCCGCTTCCTGTCTGCTATGAAAGACGAGCGCATTGCGGCAAGCAAAGTGCTGAGCGGTCCTAATGCTGAATCCTTCAGCGGAGACAAAAAAGAATTTATCGAAAGCGTACGTAAAGCATTGTTCGCAAGTAAAATTGTGTCTTATGCTCAAGGGTTTGCTCAAATGCGTGCAGCTTCCGATGAATACGATTGGGATTTGAAATACGGAAAAATTGCTATGATCTTCCGCGGCGGTTGCATTATCCGTTCGCAATTCCTGCAAAACATCAAGGATGCGTATGACCGCGATCCTGCTCTGAAAAACCTGTTGCTGGATTCCTACTTCAAAAATGTAGTAGAAACTTACCAAAACGCATGGCGTCAGGTGATTTCCGTGGCTGTATCTCAAGGTATTCCAGTGCCGGGCTTCTCCAGCGCGCTCGCATACTATGACAGCTATCGTACTGAGCGTCTGCCAGCAAACTTGCTGCAAGCGCAACGTGACTACTTCGGTGCGCATACGTTCAAACGTGTGGACAAAGAAGGCGTGTTCCATCACCAGTGGTTCTAA
- a CDS encoding MBL fold metallo-hydrolase gives MSLTIQMLGTGSAFAKNYYNNNALLDSGEGKLLIDCGTTASLALHQMGVPLPEIDAILITHIHADHVGGLEEFGFQMNILHGRKPVLCIAEPLIHPLWENTLKGGMSQQGMIGKLEDVFEVNVLTPGEPTSLVSGIEVELIPTRHIPGKDSYSLFINDRLFYSADMTFDPDLLNQLVHERGCRSILHEVQLQGAGEVHTTLDELLSLPIQLQERIRLMHYSDDMEQFKEKAGVMSFLEQQRVYNIVELERTEQK, from the coding sequence ATGAGCCTGACCATACAAATGCTAGGCACAGGCAGTGCCTTTGCCAAAAACTATTACAACAATAACGCACTGCTGGACAGTGGAGAAGGCAAGCTGCTAATCGACTGTGGAACAACCGCTTCGCTGGCTCTGCACCAAATGGGTGTCCCATTGCCCGAAATTGACGCCATTCTAATCACCCACATTCACGCCGATCATGTCGGGGGTCTGGAAGAGTTTGGCTTTCAAATGAATATCCTACATGGTCGCAAACCTGTGCTTTGTATCGCAGAACCGCTAATTCATCCATTATGGGAAAATACGCTCAAGGGCGGCATGTCACAGCAAGGAATGATTGGCAAGCTGGAGGATGTGTTTGAGGTAAACGTGCTGACGCCTGGTGAACCCACCAGCTTAGTATCCGGCATCGAAGTTGAACTCATTCCTACCCGTCATATCCCCGGTAAAGACAGCTACTCCCTGTTCATTAATGACCGTCTTTTTTATAGTGCGGATATGACCTTTGATCCAGATCTGCTGAATCAACTGGTACACGAGCGAGGCTGTCGCAGCATTTTGCATGAGGTTCAATTACAGGGTGCAGGAGAAGTCCATACGACGTTGGACGAGCTGCTCAGCTTGCCAATCCAGCTTCAAGAGCGGATTCGTCTCATGCACTATAGTGACGACATGGAGCAATTCAAGGAAAAAGCTGGAGTCATGTCCTTTCTGGAGCAGCAGCGCGTATACAACATTGTGGAGCTGGAACGCACAGAGCAAAAATAA
- a CDS encoding DUF1292 domain-containing protein, producing MSDHKHEHGEACNHDHDHEHEEMVLTLTDENGKDVEMVLVETFDVENHVYALLLERGNPEADGIILRMEEENEEMVLYNIEDEDEWKRVEEAYSELVAQYE from the coding sequence ATGAGTGATCACAAACATGAACACGGTGAAGCCTGCAACCACGATCATGACCACGAACATGAAGAAATGGTTCTTACGCTAACTGATGAAAATGGCAAAGATGTAGAAATGGTGCTGGTAGAGACCTTTGACGTAGAAAATCACGTTTACGCTCTCCTGCTGGAGCGCGGCAATCCTGAAGCAGACGGCATTATTCTTCGTATGGAAGAAGAAAACGAAGAAATGGTGCTTTACAATATCGAGGACGAAGATGAATGGAAACGTGTAGAAGAGGCATACAGCGAGCTGGTTGCCCAATACGAATAA
- a CDS encoding DUF1054 domain-containing protein has product MTFSGFTAKDFDVFGIPGLEPRMEVLIEQVRPKLEAIGAELAPFLTDLCGEPMHVHVAKHARRKVNPPKDSWVAWAANKRGYKALPHFEVGMFASHLFVIFAIIYESPNKTTFAQALKANLSNVRSNIPDHFYWSMDHMAPEGTEQKQMDEKDFQTIIDKLQQVKKSEVMCGIRIDRDDPLASDGAALLQTVRSTFERLLPLYQIAFSKE; this is encoded by the coding sequence ATGACATTCAGTGGATTTACTGCAAAGGACTTTGATGTTTTTGGAATACCGGGGCTGGAGCCTCGCATGGAGGTACTGATTGAACAGGTTCGACCCAAACTGGAAGCGATTGGTGCGGAGTTGGCTCCTTTCCTGACGGACTTGTGCGGCGAGCCTATGCACGTTCATGTTGCAAAGCATGCACGACGCAAAGTAAACCCACCCAAGGATTCTTGGGTAGCTTGGGCGGCGAACAAGCGTGGATACAAGGCGTTACCGCATTTTGAGGTAGGTATGTTTGCTTCACATCTATTCGTCATTTTTGCAATTATTTATGAAAGTCCGAATAAAACTACGTTTGCCCAGGCACTCAAAGCCAACCTGAGCAATGTACGCTCTAACATACCGGATCATTTTTACTGGTCCATGGACCATATGGCTCCGGAAGGTACAGAGCAAAAACAAATGGACGAGAAGGATTTTCAAACGATCATCGACAAGCTACAGCAGGTAAAAAAATCCGAGGTCATGTGTGGTATCCGTATCGACCGGGACGATCCACTCGCCAGTGACGGAGCTGCATTGCTACAGACAGTGCGTTCTACTTTTGAGCGTTTGCTGCCGCTGTACCAAATTGCCTTCTCGAAAGAGTAA
- the aroA gene encoding 3-phosphoshikimate 1-carboxyvinyltransferase — protein MDVIVRPTPSLQGEIGALSSKNYTTRYLLTAALADGESTIYFPAHSEDSDAMRRCIADLGAVLEEDDEKIVITGFGSHPRAVKELNVGNAGAVLRFLMGITSLCPDVTFVNTYPDSLGKRPHDDLIDALGQLGVRVDHREGKLPIRIQGGQAKGGKIQVSGSVSSQYLSALLFLTPLLEEDSEIEVLHDLKSKVVIGQTLEVLQEAGIIIHASDDYMSFRVPGRQFYQPRTYTVQGDYPGSAAVLAAAAVTNSDVTIHRLKEQSKQGERAIVDVLRMMEVPLTHKNDTVVVKGNGRLKAIEFDGDAATDAVLAMVAAAVFADGTSRFYNVENLRYKECDRITDYLNELTKAGARVEERQAEIIVHGRPEGVEGGVEINAHFDHRVIMALTVVGLRAQKPLVIKDAHHVAKSYPQYFDHLTTLGASVEWVK, from the coding sequence ATGGATGTTATCGTTAGACCTACCCCTTCCTTGCAGGGAGAGATTGGGGCCTTGTCCTCCAAAAACTACACTACACGCTATCTGCTCACAGCAGCGCTTGCCGATGGAGAAAGTACCATTTATTTTCCGGCACACAGTGAGGATAGTGATGCTATGCGTCGTTGTATCGCTGATCTGGGGGCAGTGCTGGAAGAGGATGACGAAAAAATTGTCATTACGGGTTTTGGTAGCCATCCTCGTGCTGTGAAGGAGTTAAATGTGGGGAATGCCGGAGCGGTGCTCCGTTTTTTGATGGGAATTACATCCTTATGTCCGGATGTTACTTTCGTTAATACATATCCTGACTCATTGGGTAAACGACCACATGATGATCTAATTGATGCGCTGGGCCAATTGGGTGTGAGAGTGGACCATCGCGAAGGTAAGTTGCCAATTCGTATCCAGGGCGGTCAAGCTAAGGGCGGCAAAATTCAGGTGTCCGGTTCGGTTAGCTCACAATATTTGAGCGCTTTGCTATTCCTTACACCTTTACTGGAGGAAGACAGCGAAATCGAGGTGCTGCATGATCTGAAATCCAAGGTGGTTATTGGTCAGACGCTGGAGGTGCTCCAAGAGGCAGGTATAATCATTCATGCAAGTGACGATTATATGTCTTTCCGTGTTCCGGGACGACAATTTTATCAGCCGCGCACGTATACAGTGCAGGGGGATTACCCGGGCAGTGCCGCGGTGCTGGCAGCGGCTGCCGTAACGAACTCGGATGTCACCATCCATCGGCTAAAGGAACAGAGCAAGCAGGGAGAACGTGCTATTGTAGATGTGCTTCGTATGATGGAAGTACCGCTGACGCACAAGAACGACACAGTTGTCGTGAAGGGGAATGGACGTTTGAAGGCAATCGAGTTTGACGGCGATGCTGCAACCGATGCTGTGCTGGCCATGGTGGCTGCCGCTGTATTTGCTGACGGCACATCCCGTTTTTATAATGTGGAAAATTTGCGGTACAAGGAATGTGATCGCATTACCGATTATTTGAACGAACTGACCAAGGCCGGAGCTCGCGTGGAGGAACGTCAGGCTGAAATTATCGTACATGGCCGACCGGAGGGGGTCGAAGGCGGCGTTGAAATCAACGCGCATTTTGATCACCGTGTTATTATGGCTTTGACGGTAGTCGGTCTACGGGCCCAGAAACCGCTGGTGATCAAGGATGCGCATCATGTTGCCAAATCATATCCGCAATATTTTGACCATCTGACGACGCTTGGCGCCTCTGTAGAGTGGGTAAAATAA
- a CDS encoding MFS transporter, protein MKQIGREKNPRRLWSPFFAELWVLVFLVEFMKGSLLVAILPVYMGETLGLSAGIIGLAFSLQYFGDNAFRAPAGWIAERLGYRGTMSTALLFTLVAVIMLSVLTEPVWLVVACLLLGLGTSPLWPCVMTGTTEMSGPNNSNGAAMGTLEIASMGGTGMGPLVMNFAMAHYGHSYGMVFMILTGCSILLLLVSLMLPGRKKSADKGALQRSALVSSDGLAKQKKQLLGGIKETFNSLKTKLDVNPLIYPALFLQSFVIGLISPVLTLYARTDLGISPNLYSVFLIAGGGVTVLALIPCGKLVDRLGTEYFLHAGFLLAGITLFFFSAVRSIPLVFVSVALIGLGYALILPAWNTFLAKLIPESERATVWGFFLTLQGSGMVIGPLVSGVLWDRAGHTAPFIISGVVMLLMFGCHLALARNPRRKTAKA, encoded by the coding sequence ATGAAACAAATCGGAAGAGAAAAAAATCCTCGGCGGTTATGGTCTCCCTTTTTTGCGGAATTATGGGTACTGGTATTTCTGGTTGAATTTATGAAGGGATCTCTTCTGGTAGCTATCCTGCCGGTATATATGGGAGAAACGCTCGGACTGTCAGCCGGAATCATCGGTCTGGCCTTTTCGCTCCAGTATTTTGGTGACAATGCGTTCCGGGCACCGGCGGGCTGGATAGCTGAACGGCTCGGCTACCGGGGAACGATGTCGACCGCGTTGCTGTTCACACTTGTAGCGGTGATCATGCTAAGCGTGCTGACAGAGCCAGTGTGGCTCGTAGTCGCCTGTCTGCTGCTCGGTCTGGGCACTTCTCCGCTCTGGCCTTGTGTCATGACTGGAACGACTGAAATGTCCGGGCCTAATAACAGCAATGGTGCGGCGATGGGCACATTGGAAATTGCGTCCATGGGCGGAACAGGAATGGGGCCGCTTGTTATGAATTTCGCTATGGCACATTATGGTCATTCCTACGGAATGGTGTTTATGATTTTGACAGGATGCAGCATTTTGTTATTGCTGGTCTCCCTTATGCTGCCCGGACGCAAAAAATCTGCTGACAAAGGAGCGCTGCAACGGAGCGCCTTGGTGTCCTCCGACGGTCTCGCGAAGCAAAAGAAGCAGCTACTGGGAGGAATCAAGGAAACGTTCAACTCTCTCAAAACAAAACTTGATGTAAACCCGTTAATTTACCCGGCGCTGTTTTTGCAGTCGTTTGTTATCGGTTTGATCAGCCCAGTATTGACACTGTACGCCCGGACAGACCTCGGCATTTCGCCGAATCTGTACAGTGTATTTTTGATCGCGGGCGGCGGGGTGACGGTGCTGGCGCTTATTCCTTGCGGAAAGCTGGTGGATCGGCTGGGAACAGAGTATTTTCTGCACGCCGGTTTTTTGCTTGCCGGGATTACGCTGTTTTTCTTTTCCGCCGTCCGATCCATTCCGCTTGTGTTCGTATCCGTAGCGCTCATTGGCTTGGGCTATGCGCTTATTTTACCTGCATGGAATACCTTCCTCGCTAAATTGATCCCGGAAAGCGAACGAGCGACGGTATGGGGCTTTTTTCTGACACTCCAAGGCTCCGGCATGGTCATCGGTCCACTCGTTTCAGGAGTGCTGTGGGACCGCGCTGGACACACAGCTCCATTTATCATCAGCGGAGTTGTAATGCTGCTTATGTTCGGCTGTCATTTGGCTTTGGCGCGTAATCCGCGCAGAAAGACGGCCAAAGCCTGA
- a CDS encoding GNAT family N-acetyltransferase codes for MAAEIISVTTEEQLQAAILIRTKVFVEEQKVPLNLEIDHFDKLGDTAHHLLISDHGEMVATGRLTYYEEDTAKMQRIAVLKEHRSGGYGRILLLALEERARELGLRHSLLDAQCQAEKFYEKLGYETISEEPFDDAGIPHVRMRKKL; via the coding sequence ATGGCCGCAGAAATTATTAGTGTGACGACAGAAGAACAGCTACAGGCAGCGATATTGATCCGTACCAAGGTGTTTGTCGAGGAGCAAAAAGTTCCTCTCAATCTAGAAATTGACCATTTTGACAAGCTGGGGGATACTGCACATCACTTGCTAATCTCTGATCATGGTGAGATGGTGGCAACGGGACGCTTGACCTATTATGAGGAAGATACAGCTAAAATGCAACGTATTGCGGTTCTCAAGGAGCATCGCTCCGGGGGGTACGGACGTATATTGCTGCTGGCTCTGGAGGAACGCGCACGTGAGCTGGGGCTGCGGCATTCGCTGCTGGATGCTCAATGTCAAGCTGAAAAGTTTTACGAGAAGCTCGGTTACGAGACGATTTCGGAAGAACCTTTTGACGATGCCGGGATTCCACATGTGCGCATGCGCAAAAAGCTGTAG
- a CDS encoding rhodanese-like domain-containing protein, with protein MTQIALIEPSELRARLQAGEQLQLIDVREAEEVAEGMIDGAKHIPLGQIPSRLEEIERTGEIIFICRSGYRSERACEYLQQLGYEGCTNMTGGMLQWSQEQ; from the coding sequence ATGACGCAAATCGCCCTGATTGAACCTTCTGAGCTTCGCGCACGCCTGCAAGCAGGAGAGCAACTGCAATTGATCGACGTTCGCGAGGCAGAAGAAGTAGCGGAAGGCATGATTGACGGTGCCAAGCATATTCCGCTCGGACAGATTCCGAGTCGTCTTGAGGAAATTGAACGTACCGGTGAAATTATCTTTATTTGCCGGAGCGGTTATCGCAGCGAACGAGCCTGCGAATATTTACAACAGCTCGGTTATGAAGGCTGCACTAACATGACTGGCGGTATGCTGCAATGGTCACAAGAGCAGTAA
- a CDS encoding aminotransferase class I/II-fold pyridoxal phosphate-dependent enzyme: MNQSNTPLFTALKKHAQSNPVQFHIPGHKKGVGADPEFREFMGDNAFSIDMINIAPLDDLHQPTGVIEEAQKLAAEAYGADYTYYSVQGTSGAIITMIMSICLPGDKIIVPRNVHKSIMSAIILSGAKPVFVSPVSDENLGIHHGITTKSVRRALERHPDAKGVLVINPTYYGVCADLKEIVDLAHSYNVPVLVDEAHGVLIHFHPDLPMSAMEAGADMSATSVHKLGGSLTQSSILNVNTKNGYVNPQRVQTIFSMLTTTSTSYILLASLDTSRRNLALNGYEIAQRALDLAEYCRAEVNKIEGLYCFGSEILGTEATYNYDATKITIHIRHLGLTGYDVENWLRENYNIEVELSDMYNILCLVTPGDTKEDIEILLKALRELAAIHYSTGQQHELDVKIQEIPQLSLIPRDAFYGDTEVVPFKESAGRIIAEFIYVYPPGIPILLPGEVISQDNIDYIVDHVEVGLPVKGPEDRTVHQVKVIVETDAIS, from the coding sequence ATGAATCAAAGCAACACCCCGCTTTTTACTGCTTTGAAAAAGCACGCTCAGAGCAACCCGGTTCAATTTCACATCCCAGGTCATAAAAAGGGAGTGGGGGCAGATCCGGAATTTCGCGAATTTATGGGGGATAATGCCTTTTCCATAGATATGATCAACATCGCTCCATTGGACGATCTGCATCAACCTACGGGTGTCATCGAAGAAGCCCAAAAGCTTGCGGCAGAAGCCTATGGAGCAGATTATACTTACTACAGTGTACAGGGTACAAGTGGAGCTATCATTACTATGATTATGTCCATCTGCTTGCCAGGTGATAAAATTATTGTACCCCGAAATGTACACAAATCTATAATGTCTGCCATTATATTGTCTGGAGCAAAGCCTGTATTCGTATCTCCGGTCAGTGATGAAAATCTTGGTATTCACCACGGGATTACAACCAAGTCCGTACGCCGGGCACTGGAACGCCATCCTGACGCCAAGGGCGTCCTCGTCATCAACCCGACATATTACGGTGTGTGCGCCGATTTGAAAGAAATAGTTGATCTCGCTCACAGCTATAATGTGCCGGTCCTGGTCGATGAGGCCCACGGTGTACTCATTCATTTTCATCCTGATCTGCCGATGTCCGCCATGGAAGCGGGAGCAGATATGTCAGCTACAAGCGTCCATAAGCTAGGCGGTTCCTTGACACAAAGCTCGATTCTGAATGTGAATACCAAAAACGGATACGTCAATCCGCAGCGTGTGCAGACGATTTTCAGTATGCTGACAACGACTTCCACTTCCTATATCCTGCTGGCTTCTCTGGACACATCACGCCGCAATCTGGCTCTCAATGGCTATGAAATAGCGCAACGTGCGCTTGATTTGGCCGAATACTGCCGTGCAGAGGTCAACAAGATTGAAGGATTATATTGCTTTGGCAGTGAAATTCTCGGTACAGAGGCAACCTATAATTATGACGCGACCAAAATCACCATTCATATTCGTCATCTAGGCCTTACTGGGTACGACGTGGAAAATTGGCTGAGAGAAAACTACAATATCGAGGTTGAGCTTAGCGATATGTACAATATTCTCTGTCTGGTGACCCCCGGGGATACGAAAGAGGACATTGAGATTTTATTGAAGGCTCTGCGTGAGCTGGCTGCTATTCATTATTCTACAGGTCAGCAGCATGAACTGGATGTAAAAATACAGGAAATCCCCCAGCTCTCCCTGATTCCGAGAGACGCTTTTTACGGAGATACGGAAGTGGTACCATTCAAGGAATCTGCTGGACGCATTATTGCAGAATTCATTTATGTATATCCGCCAGGTATTCCGATCCTGCTGCCGGGCGAAGTGATCTCACAGGACAATATTGATTATATTGTCGATCATGTGGAAGTAGGCCTGCCTGTTAAAGGGCCTGAGGATCGAACGGTACATCAAGTGAAGGTTATCGTCGAAACGGACGCCATTTCCTAA
- a CDS encoding CoA-binding protein, producing the protein MAFENPSREEIKSILEQVGNIAVVGLSDKSDRTSYMVSYAMQKRGYRIIPVNPAAAGQTILGETCYASLEEVPEPVELVNVFRRSEYCAEVAREAAAIGARVLWLQQGIISQEAADIAQEHGMTVIMDRCIKVEDSVTQAVRKG; encoded by the coding sequence ATGGCTTTTGAAAATCCGTCAAGAGAAGAGATCAAAAGCATTTTGGAACAAGTAGGCAACATTGCGGTTGTGGGTTTGTCTGATAAATCGGACCGGACCTCGTATATGGTGTCTTATGCTATGCAAAAGCGGGGATACCGGATTATTCCGGTTAATCCTGCAGCAGCGGGGCAAACGATTTTAGGAGAAACTTGCTATGCAAGTCTCGAAGAAGTACCTGAGCCTGTGGAACTGGTCAATGTATTCCGTCGCAGTGAGTACTGCGCGGAGGTTGCTCGTGAGGCAGCTGCCATTGGTGCCAGGGTTTTGTGGCTTCAACAGGGCATTATCAGCCAGGAAGCCGCTGACATCGCGCAGGAGCATGGAATGACGGTTATTATGGATCGCTGCATTAAGGTAGAGGATTCCGTAACCCAAGCTGTACGCAAAGGATAA